A window of the Bdellovibrio sp. ZAP7 genome harbors these coding sequences:
- a CDS encoding HNH endonuclease signature motif containing protein — MKNLFVLFAILIASVTSHAQEQFPIGPDHNLTPGSLCSRPTEHRYPEGINYCERDVDSDVKRGRFAAYDQLGFRTRQMDRQAFKIDHYIPLCMGGSNNIDNLWPQHKSVYEITDSLEQVLCQKMAEGKLLQKDAVRIIVQAKNNLDQVPAILARAYAL; from the coding sequence GTTACTTCACACGCACAAGAGCAATTCCCAATTGGGCCAGATCACAATCTGACTCCGGGTTCATTGTGCTCTCGTCCAACTGAACACCGCTATCCAGAAGGTATCAATTACTGTGAGCGTGACGTTGATTCTGACGTTAAAAGAGGTCGTTTCGCAGCCTACGATCAGTTGGGCTTCCGCACTCGCCAAATGGACCGCCAAGCTTTCAAAATCGACCATTACATCCCTCTTTGTATGGGTGGATCTAACAACATCGATAACTTGTGGCCACAACACAAATCTGTATACGAAATCACAGACTCTTTGGAGCAAGTTCTTTGCCAGAAAATGGCTGAAGGCAAACTTTTGCAAAAAGATGCTGTTCGTATCATCGTTCAAGCGAAAAACAACTTGGATCAAGTTCCGGCGATCCTAGCGCGTGCCTACGCTCTATAA
- the miaB gene encoding tRNA (N6-isopentenyl adenosine(37)-C2)-methylthiotransferase MiaB, translating to MDEVSQNPEITNQIQSMNQDVGQGRGVYISTYGCQMNVNDTERMHSLLEMQNFVPVQTPEEASLIIINSCSVREKPVHKVYSEVGTFKKMKEKNPELRIGVGGCVGQQEKENLIKNQPMIDFVFGTDQIDSLPYLVADSFMDREKRINTKFQHRAPYHIETMVRNPGVATFVNITKGCDNFCTFCVVPYTRGREKSRPLQHILTDIRHLVKRGMKEVTLLGQNVNSYSDSDVDFADLMAKVATETDVERIRFTTSHPKDFNQKLADTMAAHQNKIMEYIHLPFQSGSTRVLERMNRIYTREEYLEKIAMLRKSIPNVVFSTDIIVGFPGETEEDFQDTMNMVQEGGFETIFAFKYSPRPFTKAAKFEDQIAEEVKSERLNRLFDMHDKMSFELVKRYEGQVLKVLVENTDREEGKVHGRSTGNKLVHLKGSADLIGKTVDVRITRAFPATFHGELVQ from the coding sequence GTGGATGAAGTGAGCCAAAATCCTGAAATCACCAATCAAATTCAGAGCATGAATCAAGATGTCGGTCAGGGCCGTGGCGTCTACATTTCTACGTATGGTTGCCAGATGAACGTGAACGATACAGAGCGCATGCATTCTCTTTTGGAGATGCAAAACTTTGTTCCGGTGCAAACACCGGAAGAAGCGTCTTTGATCATCATCAATTCCTGCAGCGTTCGTGAAAAACCGGTACACAAGGTTTATTCTGAAGTCGGTACTTTCAAAAAAATGAAAGAGAAAAACCCGGAGCTTCGTATCGGCGTTGGTGGTTGCGTGGGCCAACAGGAAAAAGAAAATCTAATTAAGAATCAGCCGATGATTGATTTCGTATTCGGTACGGATCAGATCGACAGTCTTCCGTATCTGGTGGCTGATAGCTTTATGGATCGTGAAAAACGCATCAATACTAAATTCCAGCATCGTGCACCTTATCACATAGAAACGATGGTTCGTAATCCAGGTGTCGCGACTTTCGTGAACATCACCAAGGGTTGCGATAACTTCTGCACATTCTGTGTGGTGCCTTACACTCGTGGGCGTGAAAAATCCCGTCCTTTGCAACACATTCTGACGGATATCCGCCACCTGGTGAAACGCGGGATGAAGGAAGTGACTCTCTTGGGTCAAAACGTGAATTCTTACTCTGATAGTGACGTCGACTTTGCTGATTTGATGGCAAAGGTGGCGACAGAGACGGACGTGGAAAGAATTCGCTTCACGACATCTCATCCGAAAGACTTTAATCAAAAGCTTGCGGATACGATGGCGGCTCACCAGAACAAAATCATGGAGTACATTCATTTGCCATTCCAAAGCGGTAGCACGCGCGTATTAGAGCGTATGAATCGCATCTACACGCGTGAAGAGTATCTGGAGAAAATCGCGATGCTTCGTAAGTCGATTCCAAATGTAGTTTTTTCTACTGACATCATCGTGGGTTTCCCAGGTGAGACAGAAGAGGACTTCCAGGACACGATGAACATGGTGCAAGAGGGTGGCTTTGAAACTATCTTTGCTTTCAAATACTCCCCACGTCCATTTACGAAGGCAGCGAAATTTGAAGATCAAATTGCGGAAGAAGTAAAATCGGAGCGTTTGAATCGTCTGTTTGATATGCACGATAAAATGTCTTTCGAATTGGTGAAAAGATATGAAGGCCAGGTCTTGAAAGTTCTGGTTGAAAATACAGATCGTGAAGAAGGAAAAGTTCACGGTCGCAGTACGGGTAATAAACTTGTTCACTTAAAGGGCTCTGCTGATTTGATTGGGAAAACAGTTGATGTTCGCATCACGCGTGCGTTTCCCGCGACATTCCACGGAGAGTTGGTTCAATAA
- a CDS encoding bifunctional nuclease family protein, whose protein sequence is MKEEVLDLNNLKANIIFAEESHDEETFHQEDLVQLFPYGLSVTGDISRPFLLLKDESHAYTLPVAVSPIEAGVALSQSNKSIAESTPHKFTQLLMESLGIEVRQAVFVEIKGANQYVRLYLTGHPKTNSIKVRADEAMSLCLHLGTPIFATKNYIGRSKVMNAAVESNSHVLQNMSGEKPRYLN, encoded by the coding sequence ATGAAAGAAGAAGTTTTAGATTTGAATAATCTGAAAGCAAACATCATCTTCGCAGAGGAATCTCACGACGAAGAAACATTTCATCAGGAAGACCTGGTGCAGTTGTTTCCGTACGGTCTTTCTGTGACAGGGGATATCTCTCGTCCTTTCCTTTTATTGAAAGACGAATCCCACGCATACACTTTGCCTGTGGCGGTTTCGCCGATCGAGGCCGGTGTGGCATTGTCTCAGTCCAATAAAAGCATTGCAGAATCGACTCCGCACAAATTCACCCAGCTTTTGATGGAATCATTGGGGATTGAAGTTCGCCAAGCCGTGTTTGTTGAAATCAAGGGCGCGAATCAGTACGTTCGTCTTTATTTGACGGGTCATCCAAAAACTAACTCGATCAAAGTGCGCGCAGATGAGGCAATGTCTTTGTGTCTTCACTTGGGCACTCCGATTTTTGCGACAAAAAACTATATCGGCCGCTCGAAAGTGATGAACGCAGCGGTGGAGAGCAACTCCCACGTACTCCAAAACATGTCTGGCGAAAAGCCTAGATATCTGAATTAA
- a CDS encoding cation:proton antiporter, with translation MIHLPPLIYDLGIILVVGALVTLLFKKLRQPLVLGYLVAGFLVSQHFPYLPTIQDKANISTWAEIGVIFLLFGLGLEFSFKKLVKVGGSAGFTAVFEVIFMVGLGYLVGRLIGWNSIDSLFMGGVLSISSTTIIVRAFQELNMKGQRFVELVFGILIVEDIVAVLLLVLLPSLAMSEGLNMGSLMTVTLRMVFFILLWFVVGIFLLPVFLRKIRTLLEEETTLIVSIALCFMMVAISSLAGFSPALGAFVMGSLLAETPEGHHIEKLINPVKNLFAAVFFVSVGTMIDPQIIMDKPALILLLTLVTIFGKFLSTYLGALLTGQSRKTSMQSGMSLAQIGEFSFIIAALGTTLKVTSDFIYPLAVAVSAVTTFTTPYLIKASPWFTEAMDRILPDRLKKAMDNYKLSFERQGSRNVGSLLAEAYGMKIILNSVVIVALTFGFKKFAAQFLQKILPNFEHVNGVSLMLCMILSAPFFWGLVKGRPSKKMAQDLDVMARLRRLIPGITFVRVLLAIVLLAGLVAQFISLRFASGALIGAVLVMGVLSYRYGEKVYKLFEGEFLSNLSEKEREEISKRDEITHLALPWDASISVLEVAVDSTWAGRTLRDLKFKENYSVTIASVVRGTRRFFAPSGDFVLWPFDKIVCFGSEAELQDLNQKVEQERIQKWQEAETPKYRMGSFVVQDEATYLGKTIRESGIREAKKILVVCVERGKERILGPSAGTVLQAGDLVWFVSE, from the coding sequence ATGATTCATCTACCACCATTAATTTACGATCTTGGGATAATTCTGGTAGTGGGCGCTTTGGTGACCCTGCTGTTTAAAAAGCTCCGCCAACCATTGGTGTTGGGCTACCTCGTTGCGGGTTTCCTGGTCAGTCAGCATTTTCCCTATCTTCCAACTATTCAAGATAAAGCTAATATCAGCACATGGGCCGAGATCGGTGTGATCTTCCTGTTGTTCGGTTTGGGTTTGGAGTTCAGCTTTAAGAAACTGGTGAAGGTTGGTGGCTCTGCCGGATTCACTGCGGTGTTTGAAGTAATCTTCATGGTGGGCCTGGGCTATCTGGTGGGACGGTTGATCGGGTGGAATTCCATCGACAGTCTTTTTATGGGTGGTGTGCTTTCGATTTCTTCGACAACCATTATCGTACGAGCCTTCCAGGAATTGAATATGAAGGGCCAGCGCTTTGTGGAGTTGGTCTTTGGTATCCTGATCGTGGAGGACATTGTAGCTGTTTTGCTTTTGGTCTTGTTGCCGTCACTGGCGATGAGCGAAGGCTTAAACATGGGTTCACTGATGACGGTGACCCTGCGTATGGTTTTCTTTATTTTGCTGTGGTTCGTGGTGGGAATTTTTCTTTTGCCCGTTTTCTTGCGCAAAATTCGTACGCTGCTTGAAGAGGAAACGACTTTGATCGTTTCTATCGCATTGTGTTTTATGATGGTGGCAATTTCATCTTTGGCGGGATTCTCGCCGGCGTTGGGTGCTTTCGTGATGGGTTCGCTTTTGGCGGAAACTCCGGAAGGTCATCACATTGAAAAACTGATCAATCCGGTAAAAAATCTTTTTGCAGCGGTGTTCTTTGTTTCTGTGGGCACGATGATTGATCCGCAGATCATTATGGATAAGCCCGCATTGATTCTACTTCTGACGCTGGTCACGATCTTTGGTAAATTCCTAAGCACTTATCTGGGGGCGTTGCTTACGGGTCAAAGTCGAAAAACTTCGATGCAGTCGGGGATGAGTCTTGCGCAAATCGGAGAGTTCTCTTTTATCATCGCAGCTCTCGGTACGACGTTAAAGGTGACGAGTGACTTTATTTATCCTTTGGCAGTAGCGGTTTCTGCGGTCACGACCTTTACGACACCTTATTTGATCAAAGCATCTCCGTGGTTCACGGAAGCCATGGATCGAATCTTGCCAGATCGTCTTAAAAAGGCCATGGATAACTATAAATTATCTTTTGAACGTCAAGGCTCCCGCAATGTGGGCTCTTTGCTTGCCGAAGCTTACGGGATGAAGATCATTTTAAATTCCGTGGTGATCGTTGCTTTAACTTTTGGATTTAAAAAATTTGCGGCTCAGTTTTTACAAAAAATTTTGCCGAACTTTGAGCATGTGAATGGTGTGAGCTTAATGCTCTGTATGATCCTCTCGGCACCTTTTTTCTGGGGCTTGGTTAAAGGACGTCCTTCAAAGAAAATGGCCCAAGATCTGGATGTGATGGCAAGACTTCGTCGTCTGATTCCAGGGATCACCTTTGTGCGTGTGCTATTGGCAATCGTGTTGTTGGCAGGTTTGGTGGCGCAGTTTATTTCTTTAAGATTTGCCTCCGGGGCCTTGATCGGAGCAGTTTTGGTGATGGGTGTGCTGTCGTACCGTTACGGTGAAAAAGTGTACAAACTTTTTGAGGGAGAGTTTTTATCAAACCTTTCTGAAAAAGAGCGCGAAGAAATTTCCAAGCGTGACGAGATCACTCATTTGGCCTTGCCCTGGGATGCGTCTATCAGCGTTCTGGAAGTGGCAGTGGATTCCACCTGGGCAGGTCGCACTTTGCGTGATTTGAAATTTAAAGAAAATTACAGTGTCACAATCGCCTCTGTGGTTCGGGGAACTCGTCGTTTTTTTGCGCCCTCCGGAGATTTTGTCCTGTGGCCTTTTGACAAAATTGTCTGCTTTGGAAGCGAAGCTGAACTTCAGGATCTAAATCAAAAAGTAGAGCAAGAGCGAATTCAGAAATGGCAGGAAGCGGAAACGCCGAAATACCGAATGGGCTCCTTTGTTGTTCAAGACGAAGCGACGTATTTGGGTAAGACCATTCGCGAGAGTGGTATTCGTGAAGCGAAGAAAATCCTGGTCGTTTGTGTGGAGCGGGGCAAAGAGAGAATCCTGGGACCCTCTGCTGGCACGGTTTTGCAGGCGGGTGATCTAGTCTGGTTTGTGTCGGAATAA
- a CDS encoding formylglycine-generating enzyme family protein gives MLTKFSRKILLFAAIIIGLGFFVGGSTAISQLHSPFTQGDIAGLPESDFSDDVAAAMKPSNPNFGQSMVWIPGGEFWMGSNNPSVIDAQPEHRVHIDGFWMDQYLVTNRDFMDFVDETGYVTVAERRLDPKDYPDLPAELLAPGAIIFSPRIERTDLGISGSVYWRWQPGANWRHPEGPGSDLRGRELMPVIHVSYADAEAYANFRGKRLPTEAEWEYAARGGLDRMPFSWGKDFRPSGKFMANTWQGNFPYFDSAEDGFKGLSPVGSFPPNGYGLYDMTGNVWQWVSDWYRADYFKHQADKVTVNPQGPKSSEKGPDPSYKKRVQKGGSYLCTDSYCSNLDPGARRRGDVWSGSPQVGFRLVTSEPANASFTFKQKFSQYR, from the coding sequence ATGCTTACAAAGTTTTCTCGCAAGATTCTTTTATTTGCTGCCATTATTATTGGCTTGGGATTTTTCGTAGGTGGCTCCACCGCCATTTCTCAACTTCATTCTCCTTTCACTCAAGGTGACATAGCTGGCTTGCCAGAGTCAGATTTTTCTGACGATGTGGCTGCGGCGATGAAACCTTCGAATCCCAACTTTGGTCAAAGTATGGTTTGGATTCCCGGTGGTGAATTTTGGATGGGCAGTAATAATCCCAGTGTGATCGATGCCCAACCTGAACATCGCGTTCATATCGACGGCTTTTGGATGGATCAATATCTTGTCACCAATCGTGACTTCATGGATTTCGTTGATGAAACTGGATATGTGACGGTTGCGGAAAGACGACTGGATCCAAAAGACTATCCTGATTTACCGGCAGAGTTGTTAGCTCCAGGTGCCATTATTTTTAGTCCTCGTATCGAGAGAACCGATTTGGGAATTTCTGGCTCCGTTTATTGGCGCTGGCAACCCGGCGCCAACTGGCGTCATCCGGAAGGGCCTGGCAGCGATTTGCGCGGACGAGAGTTGATGCCCGTGATTCATGTGTCCTATGCAGATGCAGAGGCTTATGCGAATTTCAGAGGAAAACGTCTGCCTACGGAAGCCGAGTGGGAGTACGCCGCTCGTGGTGGGCTGGATCGCATGCCATTTAGTTGGGGAAAAGATTTTCGTCCTTCTGGAAAGTTTATGGCCAATACCTGGCAGGGAAATTTTCCTTACTTTGATTCCGCCGAAGATGGTTTTAAAGGACTTTCTCCCGTGGGAAGTTTTCCTCCGAATGGATATGGTCTTTATGATATGACCGGAAATGTCTGGCAGTGGGTTTCTGATTGGTATCGCGCCGATTATTTCAAACACCAAGCAGACAAAGTGACGGTAAATCCGCAAGGACCAAAAAGTTCAGAAAAAGGTCCGGATCCATCTTATAAAAAAAGAGTTCAAAAAGGCGGTTCGTATCTTTGCACGGATTCCTATTGTTCTAATTTAGATCCTGGAGCCCGTCGCCGTGGTGATGTTTGGAGTGGATCTCCTCAAGTGGGTTTTCGTCTGGTCACCTCCGAGCCCGCGAACGCTTCATTTACGTTTAAGCAAAAATTTTCCCAATACCGTTGA
- a CDS encoding gamma carbonic anhydrase family protein, protein MSNPFVKARGKSPIVAEKVFIADNARLIGDVEVGEGSSIWYNVTIRGDVMPIKLGKEVNVQDGSVVHGTYGKYGTTLHDRVTVGHLVMLHGCEVGRATLVGMGSILMDGVKIGEHCLIGAGSLLTEGTEIPPRSLVVGRPAKVKRALTDEEVALLEKSADNYLLYKTWYNEV, encoded by the coding sequence ATGAGCAATCCATTTGTCAAAGCACGGGGTAAATCTCCTATCGTTGCAGAAAAAGTTTTTATTGCCGACAACGCACGCCTCATTGGTGATGTCGAAGTCGGTGAAGGCTCTTCCATTTGGTACAATGTTACGATCCGCGGCGATGTCATGCCTATCAAGCTGGGTAAGGAAGTGAACGTTCAAGACGGTAGTGTCGTTCATGGAACATATGGAAAGTATGGAACAACTTTGCATGACCGAGTCACTGTTGGGCATTTAGTTATGTTGCATGGCTGCGAAGTCGGTCGCGCAACGCTTGTGGGAATGGGTTCTATTTTGATGGATGGCGTAAAAATCGGTGAACACTGTTTAATTGGAGCGGGGTCGCTTTTGACGGAAGGCACTGAAATCCCTCCGCGCAGCCTGGTTGTGGGGCGCCCGGCTAAGGTTAAGCGCGCTCTGACAGACGAAGAGGTCGCTTTGCTGGAGAAATCAGCAGACAATTATCTCCTGTATAAAACGTGGTACAACGAGGTCTAG
- the guaB gene encoding IMP dehydrogenase, with protein MEREIPLALTFDDILLLPQFSEIIPTDVVPRSFFARDKFLNTPIVSAAMDTVTENRTARVMAQFGGLGIIHKNFSIEKQALEVEKVKKYESGMIMDPITLGPDQLLQEALDLMEKFSISGVPITVDGLLVGILTNRDLRFEENFNQPIRNLMTQEKLVTAKMGTTLEEAKKILQKHRIEKLPVVDAKGKLKGLITIKDIEKAKNYPQATKDNHGRLFVGAAIGVGTDSAERAEALVAAGVDVLCVDTAHGHSKNVLDMVKHVSKKFKDVIIIAGNVVTADGTKALIDAGADVVKVGVGPGSICTTRVVAGVGMPQISAVMDCARVAKAAGKTIIADGGIKFSGDITKALALGANTVMIGNLLAGAEESPGETILFQGRSYKVYRGMGSIGAMARGSKDRYGQMDIEDNEKLVPEGIEGKVAYKGPASGIIHQLVGGLKSGMGYLGAGNIDELQKRAKFVQISAAGLRESHVHDVSITKEAPNYRIES; from the coding sequence ATGGAACGTGAAATACCTTTAGCGCTGACTTTCGACGATATCTTACTTCTTCCTCAATTCTCAGAAATTATTCCCACTGATGTAGTCCCAAGATCTTTCTTTGCTCGGGATAAATTTTTAAACACGCCCATTGTTTCTGCTGCCATGGATACGGTCACTGAAAACCGCACCGCACGGGTGATGGCTCAATTCGGTGGTCTTGGGATCATTCATAAAAACTTCTCTATCGAGAAACAAGCTCTTGAAGTTGAAAAAGTAAAAAAATATGAAAGCGGAATGATTATGGATCCCATCACATTGGGACCGGATCAGCTGCTGCAAGAAGCTTTGGATCTGATGGAAAAGTTTTCTATCAGTGGCGTGCCTATTACTGTCGATGGTTTGTTAGTGGGAATATTAACAAATCGTGATTTGCGTTTTGAAGAAAATTTCAATCAACCGATTCGCAACTTGATGACTCAGGAAAAACTGGTTACCGCGAAAATGGGCACGACGCTGGAGGAAGCGAAAAAGATTTTGCAAAAGCATCGTATCGAAAAACTTCCGGTTGTGGATGCTAAAGGTAAACTTAAAGGTTTAATCACCATCAAAGACATCGAAAAAGCGAAAAACTATCCGCAAGCCACCAAAGACAATCATGGCCGTTTGTTCGTGGGTGCTGCGATCGGTGTCGGAACTGATTCCGCAGAGCGCGCCGAAGCTCTGGTGGCAGCAGGTGTTGACGTTTTGTGTGTGGATACAGCACATGGTCATTCCAAAAATGTTTTGGATATGGTGAAGCATGTTTCTAAAAAATTTAAAGACGTGATCATAATCGCAGGTAACGTCGTTACCGCTGATGGCACGAAAGCTTTGATCGACGCGGGTGCTGATGTTGTTAAAGTCGGCGTAGGCCCGGGCAGTATTTGTACAACTCGTGTCGTGGCGGGTGTCGGTATGCCGCAAATTTCTGCGGTGATGGATTGTGCGCGTGTAGCGAAAGCTGCGGGTAAAACAATTATCGCCGATGGCGGTATTAAATTCTCTGGTGACATCACGAAAGCTTTGGCTTTGGGTGCAAACACCGTGATGATCGGGAACTTACTTGCCGGTGCGGAAGAATCCCCGGGTGAAACGATTTTGTTCCAGGGTCGTAGTTATAAAGTTTATCGTGGCATGGGTTCCATCGGAGCGATGGCTCGCGGTTCGAAAGACCGTTATGGCCAGATGGATATCGAAGATAATGAAAAGCTGGTACCAGAAGGTATTGAAGGTAAGGTTGCTTACAAAGGACCTGCTTCAGGAATCATTCATCAACTGGTGGGCGGCTTGAAATCTGGCATGGGATATTTGGGCGCAGGTAACATTGATGAACTTCAAAAACGTGCGAAGTTTGTTCAAATCAGTGCGGCCGGTTTGCGTGAATCTCATGTGCACGATGTTAGCATCACCAAAGAAGCTCCGAACTACAGAATTGAAAGTTAA
- the guaA gene encoding glutamine-hydrolyzing GMP synthase — MLRGFIILDFGSQFTQLIARRLREMGYYSEIHSYQYPTEEIIKKKPYGIILSGGPNSVYETGSPQRNIQELRNISPLFCVCYGMQLLTHSLGGKVTKAQHREYGLNYVTWTEVVKGVPQKQKVWMSHGDVVEAVPEGFKVVATSDGDHPAAMRGDNVLAVQFHPEVAHTEHGLDLLKHFTADMCKAPADWDAPHIKDHLMDDIRKKVAPEDHVLVGLSGGVDSTVVATLLTKALGAERVHCVFVDNGLLRKNEYENVLQSYQGLGLNVRGVDASKEFMEALAGKTDPEDKRKAIGRVFIEIFDKSYDKALPIKWLAQGTLYPDVIESVSSIGGSVTIKSHHNVGGLPEKMKLKLLEPVRELFKDEVRAMGAQLGLSKELLWRHPFPGPGLAIRVLGEVTPEKLRILKDADDIYISQLRKHGLYDKIWQAFCVLLPVKTVGVQGDSRTYDHVLALRAVTSSDGMTADWYPFEFAFLREVSNLITNKVKGVNRVVYDVTSKPPGTIEWE; from the coding sequence ATGCTACGTGGATTTATCATTTTGGATTTCGGTTCGCAGTTCACTCAGCTGATTGCGCGCCGTTTGCGTGAAATGGGATATTATTCGGAGATTCATTCTTACCAATATCCCACAGAAGAAATCATTAAAAAGAAACCTTACGGAATCATTCTGAGTGGCGGTCCGAATTCGGTTTACGAGACAGGATCTCCGCAAAGAAATATCCAGGAACTTCGTAACATAAGTCCTTTGTTTTGCGTTTGTTATGGAATGCAGTTGTTGACTCATTCCTTGGGTGGCAAGGTTACAAAAGCTCAGCATCGTGAGTACGGTCTTAATTATGTAACATGGACTGAAGTCGTAAAAGGCGTTCCGCAAAAACAGAAAGTGTGGATGAGTCACGGTGACGTCGTCGAAGCCGTGCCTGAAGGTTTTAAAGTTGTCGCGACATCTGATGGCGATCACCCTGCAGCGATGCGTGGTGATAATGTCCTGGCGGTGCAATTCCATCCTGAGGTGGCTCACACCGAACATGGCCTGGATCTGTTGAAACATTTTACGGCGGACATGTGTAAAGCCCCTGCTGATTGGGATGCTCCTCATATCAAAGATCACTTGATGGATGATATTCGTAAAAAGGTCGCTCCGGAAGATCACGTTTTGGTTGGATTAAGTGGCGGAGTTGATTCCACGGTGGTCGCAACGTTATTAACGAAAGCACTGGGCGCGGAACGTGTTCACTGCGTTTTTGTCGATAATGGTTTGCTTCGTAAAAATGAATACGAAAATGTTTTGCAAAGCTATCAAGGCTTGGGTTTGAACGTTCGCGGAGTTGATGCCTCCAAAGAATTCATGGAAGCGCTAGCTGGTAAAACAGATCCTGAAGATAAGCGCAAAGCCATTGGCCGAGTGTTTATCGAGATTTTTGATAAGAGTTATGACAAGGCTCTTCCGATCAAATGGCTTGCGCAAGGGACCTTGTATCCGGATGTGATTGAAAGTGTTTCTTCTATTGGTGGCAGTGTCACCATCAAGTCTCACCACAATGTGGGTGGCTTGCCGGAAAAAATGAAATTGAAACTGTTGGAGCCTGTGCGTGAACTTTTCAAAGATGAAGTTCGCGCGATGGGTGCTCAGCTGGGATTGTCGAAAGAGCTATTGTGGCGTCATCCTTTTCCGGGCCCGGGTCTCGCAATTCGTGTCCTGGGTGAAGTGACTCCGGAAAAGTTGCGCATCTTGAAAGATGCTGACGATATTTATATTTCACAACTGCGCAAGCACGGTCTGTATGATAAAATATGGCAGGCCTTCTGTGTGCTTTTGCCAGTGAAAACAGTGGGCGTGCAAGGTGATTCCAGAACCTATGATCACGTTCTGGCTTTACGTGCGGTGACTTCTAGTGACGGCATGACGGCGGATTGGTATCCGTTTGAATTCGCCTTTCTGCGCGAAGTTTCCAACCTTATTACCAATAAGGTAAAAGGTGTGAATCGCGTGGTCTATGACGTCACCAGCAAGCCTCCCGGCACGATCGAGTGGGAGTAG
- a CDS encoding cupin domain-containing protein, with product MGALTALDFSETKEVREFPLGRLELLDFDGAIVGRATLQPGWKWSESVKPIAHTDSCQAPHFQYHVAGTLRIKMDDGKEIECGPGEVSLIPPGHDAWVVGDEPVVLIDFQGMVDYAKQGHTHQH from the coding sequence ATGGGCGCACTGACCGCCCTGGATTTTTCCGAAACCAAAGAAGTTCGCGAATTTCCACTAGGACGCCTGGAGCTGCTGGATTTTGACGGCGCTATTGTGGGTCGCGCGACATTACAACCCGGCTGGAAATGGTCTGAATCTGTCAAACCGATTGCACATACTGACAGCTGCCAAGCTCCGCACTTTCAGTATCATGTGGCGGGAACTTTAAGAATTAAAATGGATGACGGAAAAGAGATCGAATGTGGCCCCGGCGAAGTTTCACTTATTCCTCCGGGACATGATGCTTGGGTCGTTGGCGATGAACCCGTGGTTCTGATCGACTTTCAAGGCATGGTGGATTATGCCAAACAAGGACACACCCACCAGCATTAA
- a CDS encoding DUF5602 domain-containing protein, producing the protein MKSFFVAIFLFSFAAHSESVILGPTQNIGEGQASSFVKMDETKVITSLGLVFSGKSLQGLPDSKGHDYEYNLDLPEGVSAPPFDHFTMNWNPHGHVPDEIYGVPHFDFHFYFITKHEQHMIPCDGTDDATCMKQPPAEYIPPFYISGPGGVPMMGWHWVDFRSPEFHGQPFTTTYIYGFYNGEMIFLEPMIARSFLQTKPQFTKEVPLPKSVAKPGNYPANYSLMYDSVQDLYWLSLEKLTELKNSPL; encoded by the coding sequence ATGAAGTCATTTTTCGTAGCGATATTTCTTTTTTCTTTCGCGGCTCATTCTGAAAGTGTGATCTTAGGGCCAACACAAAACATAGGAGAAGGTCAGGCTTCAAGTTTTGTAAAAATGGATGAGACCAAAGTGATTACATCTTTGGGATTGGTGTTTTCCGGAAAAAGTCTGCAAGGACTGCCCGACAGTAAAGGTCATGATTACGAATACAATCTAGATTTGCCAGAGGGTGTTTCAGCGCCTCCCTTTGATCACTTCACCATGAATTGGAATCCTCACGGTCATGTGCCTGACGAAATTTACGGTGTTCCTCATTTTGATTTTCACTTCTATTTTATAACCAAACATGAACAGCACATGATTCCGTGTGATGGGACAGACGATGCGACATGTATGAAGCAACCGCCTGCTGAATACATTCCTCCCTTTTATATTTCAGGACCGGGTGGCGTGCCGATGATGGGATGGCACTGGGTTGATTTTCGCTCGCCCGAATTTCATGGTCAGCCTTTTACTACGACATATATTTACGGATTCTATAATGGAGAAATGATTTTTCTAGAGCCGATGATCGCTCGTTCTTTCCTGCAAACTAAACCGCAGTTCACCAAAGAAGTGCCGCTACCTAAGAGCGTGGCAAAGCCCGGAAATTACCCGGCCAACTATTCACTGATGTATGATTCGGTTCAGGACTTATATTGGTTGTCTTTGGAGAAGTTGACGGAACTTAAG